One Nicotiana tomentosiformis chromosome 4, ASM39032v3, whole genome shotgun sequence genomic window carries:
- the LOC104104704 gene encoding uncharacterized protein: protein MAIATFQNGLSRDGSRATGKLLSRLMKYPLTTWDEIHNAYCAEVRADGDDINGKTQRLTSVQAKFRNELRDNTRSDHPIQRSNMERHQPYIRKAAAPPPAIKKAHPGQGHGITGMKEVKWPPKMRSRPNTGKFDALYEFHQECGHKIEDCIALRQEVVYMLRQGHLKEMLSDKGRTNFAIGREYQGLPKPPSPACTINMIIGGGGDASMNGMKFTTTYMLKQSITRKRYDRLVESIIFDESDADGLTFPHNDALVITLRILDTYVKRIMVDDGSGTCIIHP from the exons ATGGCGATCGCAACTTTCCAGAACGGGTTGAGTAGAGATGGTTCAAGAGCAACTGGAAAACTGTTGAGCCGATTGATGAAGTATCCTCtaaccacttgggatgaaattcATAATGCTTATTGTGCCGAGGTCCGAGCAGACGGGGACGACATCAATGGAAAAACTCAGCGGCTAACCTCAGTACAAGCCAAATTTAGAAACGAACTGAGAGACAACACAAGAAGTGACCACCCGATTCAGCGATCCAACATGGAACGACACCAACCATACATCAGGAAGGCCGCCGCGCCTCCCCCTGCTATAAAGAAGGCCCATCCAGGCCAAGGACATGGAATCACCGGAATGAAAGAG GTGAAGTGGCCACCGAAGATGAGATCAAGACCAAACACCGGAAAATTTGACGCCCTCTATGAGTTCCACCAGGAATGTGGGCACAAAatagaagattgcatcgcccttaGACAAGAAGTCGTATACATGTTACGACAAGGGCACCTCAAAGAGATGTTAAGCGATAAGGGGAGAACCAACTTTGCCATAGGACGTGAATATCAAGGCCTGCCAAAGCCACCATCGCCAGCTTGTACTATCAATATGATTATCGGCGGTGGTGGCGACGCCTCTATGAATGGCATGAAGTTCACTACCACTTACATGCTCAAGCAGTCTATCACCCGCAAACGGTACGACAGACTCGTAGAAAGTATCATTTTCGACGAGTCGGATGCCGATGGTCTAACTTTTCCTCATAATGATGCCCTCGTTATTACTTTACGCATTTTAGATACATATGTTAAACGCATCATGGTGGACGATGGAAGTGGCACATGCATTATCCATCCTTGA